One genomic segment of Streptomyces sp. RerS4 includes these proteins:
- a CDS encoding thiolase domain-containing protein — protein sequence MSTSGKEPVAVVGVGQTKHVAARHDVSIAGLVREAAVRALADAELTWADIDAVVIGKAPDFFEGVMMPELYLADALGAVGKPMLRVHTAGSVGGSTALVASGLVAARVHRTVLTLAFEKQSESNAMWGLSLPVPFQQPLLAGAGGFFAPHVRAYMRRTGAPDTVGSLVAYKDRRNALKNPYAHLHEHDITLEKVQASPMLWDPIRYSETCPSSDGACAMVLTDRAGAARAPKAPAWLHGGAMRSEPTLFAGKDFVSPQAGKDCAADVYRQAGITDPRREIDAVEMYVPFSWYEPMWLENLGFAEEGEGWKLTEAGVTELDGDLPVNPSGGVLSTNPIGASGMIRFAEAALQVRGRAGEHQVPNARRAMGHAYGGGAQFFSMWLVGAEPPTS from the coding sequence ATGAGCACCTCGGGCAAGGAGCCCGTCGCCGTCGTCGGCGTCGGCCAGACCAAACACGTCGCCGCCCGCCACGACGTCTCGATCGCGGGCCTGGTTCGCGAGGCGGCCGTCCGCGCCCTCGCCGACGCCGAACTGACCTGGGCGGACATCGACGCCGTCGTGATCGGCAAGGCCCCCGACTTCTTCGAGGGCGTGATGATGCCGGAGCTGTACCTGGCCGACGCCCTGGGAGCCGTCGGCAAGCCCATGCTGCGCGTGCACACGGCCGGTTCGGTCGGCGGGTCCACGGCGCTCGTCGCCTCCGGTCTCGTCGCCGCCCGCGTCCACCGCACCGTGCTCACCCTCGCCTTCGAGAAGCAGTCCGAGTCCAACGCCATGTGGGGCCTGTCCCTGCCCGTCCCCTTCCAACAGCCGCTGCTGGCGGGCGCCGGCGGGTTCTTCGCCCCGCACGTGCGCGCGTACATGCGACGCACCGGAGCACCCGACACCGTCGGCTCGCTCGTCGCCTACAAGGACCGCCGCAACGCGCTGAAGAACCCCTACGCGCACCTCCACGAGCACGACATCACCCTGGAGAAGGTCCAGGCCTCGCCCATGCTGTGGGACCCGATCCGCTACTCCGAGACCTGCCCCTCCTCCGACGGGGCCTGCGCCATGGTCCTCACCGACCGGGCGGGCGCCGCCCGCGCGCCCAAGGCCCCGGCGTGGCTGCACGGCGGGGCGATGCGCAGCGAACCGACGCTCTTCGCGGGCAAGGACTTCGTCTCCCCGCAGGCGGGCAAGGACTGTGCGGCGGACGTGTACCGGCAGGCCGGTATCACCGACCCGCGCCGCGAGATCGACGCCGTCGAGATGTACGTCCCCTTCTCCTGGTACGAGCCGATGTGGCTGGAGAACCTCGGCTTCGCCGAGGAGGGCGAGGGCTGGAAACTCACCGAGGCCGGGGTCACCGAACTCGACGGCGACCTGCCCGTGAACCCGTCAGGGGGCGTCCTGTCCACCAACCCGATCGGCGCCTCCGGCATGATCCGCTTCGCGGAGGCGGCCCTCCAGGTACGCGGCCGGGCCGGGGAACACCAGGTCCCGAACGCCCGCCGGGCGATGGGGCACGCGTACGGCGGCGGCGCGCAGTTCTTCTCGATGTGGCTGGTCGGGGCCGAGCCGCCGACCTCCTGA
- a CDS encoding DUF397 domain-containing protein: MAESMVSRPFAAWSRRELDLSGADWRSGSGGVGDVQIAFVEGFIAMRNGERPDGAPLVFAPAGWRRFVLNAGGGTFDR; the protein is encoded by the coding sequence GTGGCCGAGAGCATGGTTTCACGACCCTTCGCCGCCTGGAGCAGGCGCGAGCTCGATCTCAGCGGGGCGGACTGGCGGTCGGGCAGTGGAGGGGTGGGCGACGTCCAGATCGCCTTCGTGGAAGGGTTCATCGCGATGCGCAACGGCGAACGCCCCGACGGCGCGCCGCTGGTGTTCGCGCCGGCCGGGTGGCGCAGGTTCGTCCTGAACGCCGGCGGGGGCACGTTCGACCGCTGA
- a CDS encoding thiolase domain-containing protein — translation MPTTSRYARDVAVVAFAQSDHLRRTDELSEVEMVMPVLHEVLAATGLKAGEIGFTCSGSSDYLAGRAFSFTMTLDGVGAWPPISESHVEMDGAWALYEAWVKIQTGEADTALVYAYGKSSPGSVRDVLTRQLDPYYLAPLWPDSVALAALQARALIDAGQTDEAALAAVGARSRAAARHNPHAQLRGSVAQGDYQVAPLRTGDCPPVGDGAAAVILAAGDSARRLCERPAWITGIDHRIEAHGLGLRDLTDSPSTRLAAERAGFFDAPVDTAELHAPFSSQEVVLRKALGLGDEVTVNPSGGALAANPMMAAGLIRIGEAAARIHRGASDRAVAHATSGPCLQQNLVAVLEGDRA, via the coding sequence ATGCCCACGACGAGCAGGTACGCCCGCGACGTGGCCGTCGTCGCGTTCGCGCAGAGCGACCACCTGCGCCGCACCGACGAACTCAGCGAAGTCGAGATGGTCATGCCGGTCCTGCACGAGGTCCTGGCCGCCACCGGTCTGAAGGCCGGCGAGATCGGCTTCACCTGCTCCGGCTCCAGCGACTACCTCGCCGGCCGGGCCTTCTCCTTCACCATGACCCTCGACGGCGTCGGCGCCTGGCCGCCGATCTCCGAGTCCCACGTCGAGATGGACGGCGCCTGGGCGCTCTACGAGGCCTGGGTCAAGATCCAGACCGGCGAGGCCGACACCGCGCTCGTCTACGCCTACGGGAAGTCCTCCCCGGGCTCCGTCCGCGACGTCCTCACCCGCCAGCTCGACCCGTACTACCTCGCCCCCCTGTGGCCCGACTCGGTGGCCCTCGCCGCCCTCCAGGCGCGGGCGCTCATCGACGCCGGACAGACCGACGAGGCCGCGCTGGCCGCCGTGGGAGCCCGCAGCCGGGCCGCCGCCCGGCACAACCCGCACGCCCAACTGCGGGGCTCCGTAGCGCAAGGCGACTACCAGGTGGCCCCGCTGCGTACGGGCGACTGCCCGCCCGTCGGCGACGGCGCGGCGGCGGTGATCCTGGCCGCCGGCGACAGCGCGCGGCGGCTGTGCGAGCGGCCCGCCTGGATCACCGGCATCGACCACCGCATCGAGGCGCACGGCCTGGGCCTGCGCGACCTCACCGACTCCCCCTCCACCCGGCTCGCCGCCGAGCGGGCCGGGTTCTTCGACGCCCCGGTGGACACGGCCGAGCTGCACGCGCCGTTCTCCTCCCAGGAGGTCGTGCTCCGCAAGGCCCTCGGCCTCGGCGACGAGGTCACCGTCAACCCGTCCGGCGGGGCCCTCGCCGCCAACCCGATGATGGCCGCCGGTCTGATCCGCATCGGCGAGGCCGCCGCCCGCATCCACCGGGGCGCCTCCGACCGGGCCGTCGCCCACGCGACCTCCGGCCCCTGCCTCCAGCAGAACCTGGTCGCCGTCCTGGAAGGGGACCGAGCATGA